One genomic segment of Fusobacterium varium includes these proteins:
- a CDS encoding peptidylprolyl isomerase, protein MKMVKIVILLLIIVGGFLYHSKKGAGAKLDIKEGKIVENLVLNAKIKTSKGDINLRLLPEVAPMTVTNFVHLSRRGYYDGLKFHRVIADFMIQGGDPTGTGAGGPGYQFGDEFKQEVVFDVPGKLAMANAGPGTNGSQFFITHVPTDWLNYKHTIFGEVVAPEDQEVVNKVQQGDIIETIEITGDVEKFLEANKEMTEEMDKILAQTMPNLKK, encoded by the coding sequence ATGAAAATGGTAAAAATAGTAATCTTGTTACTTATAATAGTTGGAGGGTTTTTATACCACTCTAAAAAAGGAGCAGGAGCTAAGTTAGATATTAAGGAGGGAAAAATAGTGGAAAATTTAGTATTAAATGCTAAAATAAAAACATCAAAAGGAGATATTAACCTAAGACTTTTACCTGAGGTTGCTCCTATGACAGTTACAAACTTTGTACACTTATCAAGAAGAGGATATTATGACGGACTTAAATTCCATAGAGTAATAGCTGATTTTATGATTCAAGGAGGAGATCCTACAGGAACAGGTGCTGGAGGACCAGGATATCAATTTGGTGATGAGTTTAAACAAGAGGTTGTATTTGATGTACCAGGTAAATTAGCTATGGCTAATGCAGGACCAGGAACAAACGGATCACAATTCTTTATTACTCATGTACCAACAGATTGGTTAAACTATAAACATACAATTTTTGGTGAAGTTGTAGCTCCTGAAGATCAAGAAGTAGTAAATAAAGTTCAACAAGGGGATATTATTGAAACTATTGAAATAACTGGAGATGTTGAAAAATTCTTAGAAGCTAATAAAGAGATGACAGAAGAAATGGACAAAATATTAGCACAAACTATGCCTAATTTAAAAAAATAA